The following coding sequences lie in one Streptomyces sp. NBC_00510 genomic window:
- a CDS encoding FG-GAP-like repeat-containing protein, giving the protein MRHIKSAALTAAALLTLCGGALLTAPAAQAAVPFPSIGWQQRNCDFDGNGYDDVLIGAPGATVSGAKGAGYVTVQYSGSGGLSTTKRSVLSQSTSGVAGAAEAGDGFGRAVATGDLDNDGYDDAIVGIPGEDLGTLSDAGGAVVFWGSPTGLHGGDSFWLQDPDQPRAGANFGRAVEAARYFAPDPSDPDANLRDSIAVLENDSLLFFTAQPGAAAPRLRQADRGVRALERTARDTGLALRSLSHGNYNEDSWADLAISGVTTGDRPGVGVTQVLHGAPGVEDLGDGGTFAGGPAVAAGDFNHDGQDDLAIGDTGTGSALGGSVTVHLGRGDLSGLDPTPAQTWTQDSAGVPGVAEAGDRWGAELSAGDTNGDGLPDLAIGAPGEDVGSVADAGAVWTLRGAPGGLTATGARSFDQNTAGIPGAAEASDRWGGQIRLVDADRDGRFGLLAAAPGENTNDGFVWVVPASSSGLVAQGTWTYDGATLGAPSANAQFGAAIDE; this is encoded by the coding sequence GTGCGTCACATCAAGAGCGCGGCCCTCACGGCCGCGGCACTCCTCACCCTGTGCGGCGGCGCGCTCCTCACGGCCCCCGCCGCACAGGCGGCGGTGCCCTTCCCCTCGATCGGGTGGCAGCAGCGCAACTGCGACTTCGACGGCAACGGGTACGACGACGTGCTGATCGGCGCCCCCGGCGCCACCGTGTCCGGGGCCAAGGGCGCCGGGTACGTCACCGTGCAGTACAGCGGGTCGGGCGGCCTCAGCACCACCAAGAGATCCGTCCTCAGCCAGAGCACCTCGGGCGTCGCGGGCGCCGCCGAGGCTGGCGACGGCTTCGGACGGGCCGTGGCCACCGGCGACCTGGACAACGACGGCTACGACGACGCGATCGTCGGCATCCCCGGCGAGGACCTGGGCACGCTCTCCGACGCCGGCGGTGCCGTCGTCTTCTGGGGCTCCCCGACCGGTCTGCACGGCGGCGACAGCTTCTGGCTGCAGGACCCCGACCAGCCGCGGGCCGGCGCGAACTTCGGGCGGGCCGTCGAAGCCGCCCGGTACTTCGCCCCGGACCCCTCGGACCCCGACGCCAACCTGCGCGACAGCATCGCCGTCCTGGAGAACGACTCCCTGCTGTTCTTCACCGCCCAGCCGGGGGCCGCCGCGCCGCGACTGCGGCAGGCGGACCGGGGAGTCCGCGCCCTCGAGCGCACGGCCCGGGACACCGGCCTCGCCCTGCGGAGCCTGAGCCACGGCAACTACAACGAGGACTCCTGGGCCGACCTGGCGATCTCCGGGGTGACCACGGGCGACCGGCCCGGGGTCGGCGTCACCCAGGTCCTGCACGGCGCACCCGGCGTCGAGGACCTCGGCGACGGCGGCACCTTCGCGGGCGGACCCGCGGTCGCCGCAGGTGACTTCAACCACGACGGCCAGGACGACCTGGCCATCGGCGACACGGGCACCGGCTCGGCGCTCGGCGGATCCGTCACCGTCCACCTGGGCAGGGGCGACCTGTCCGGCCTCGACCCCACCCCGGCGCAGACATGGACCCAGGACTCGGCCGGCGTTCCCGGCGTCGCCGAAGCGGGCGACCGCTGGGGCGCCGAACTGTCCGCCGGCGACACCAACGGCGACGGTCTCCCCGACCTGGCCATCGGCGCCCCCGGTGAGGACGTCGGCTCCGTCGCCGACGCTGGCGCGGTCTGGACCCTGCGCGGCGCGCCGGGCGGGCTCACCGCCACGGGAGCGCGCAGCTTCGACCAGAACACCGCGGGCATCCCGGGCGCCGCGGAGGCCTCCGACCGCTGGGGCGGCCAGATCCGGCTGGTCGACGCCGACAGGGACGGCCGCTTCGGCCTCCTCGCGGCGGCCCCGGG